The Nicotiana tomentosiformis chromosome 2, ASM39032v3, whole genome shotgun sequence genome includes the window tctattattatggatcgggtttaCTAGTCTTGTGTAGTGACTATCTATGGTTGTGAGACCAGCGCGAATCTTCTATTGCttgatatgactgactttgaggtcatcctgggcatggattggttatctccataccaTGTCATTCTTGATTTCCAtgcaagactattaccttggcgatgctaTAGTTGCCAAGATTGGAGTAGAGGGGTTCATCTATCAGTATATCTTGTCGGGTCatctctttcttgaaggctcgacatatggtcgagaagggttgtttggcctatCTGTCTTATGTTTGGGATACTGATATGAAGACTCCCATGATTGATGCAGTGCTCGTGGtacgggagttctctgatgtatttccttctgatctaccaAGCATGCAACTAGATCGTGATAGCGATTTCAATATTGATCTGGTGCTAGGCACCCAACCTCTCTCTATTCCACCGTGCCGCACGACTTCAAAGGGGTTGAaggaacatcttgaggagttgctCGAGAAGGGGCACatcaggccgagtgtgtcgccttggggtgtaccAATATTGTTTGTGAGGAAGAAGGATGGaagtatgcggatgtgcattgatcaCCTCCAGTTGAACAAATccactatcaagaacaaatacCCGTTGACGTGCATTGattatttgtttgatcagttacagggtgataaagtattctctaagatcgatttgagatctaggtatcatcagctgaagagaTTCATGCTTCATATGTCTCGAAGACTGCTTTTTGGACTAGATATGGGCACtataagtttctagtgatgtccttcgtcTTGACTATCGCCCtggcggcatttatggatttgatgaatcgggtgttcaggccatatcttgaatcatttgtcattgtcttcattgatgacatattaatctattcacGTATTATGGAGGAGCATAagtagcatttgaggattgtacttcaTACCTTGCAGGAACaaaaattatatgctaagttctctccaagtgcgagttcttgttagattttgtggcattcttggggcatgttgtatcaagtGAGGGTATTAAgttagatcccaagaagatcgagacagttcagagttggcctcgtcctaccacaacaactgagatcaggagtttctcagggctagcaggttattatcaatGGTTTCTGGAGAGTTTCTCATCCATTAcagctcctttgactagattgacccacaagggtgctccattcagatagtctgatgattgcgaggcgatctttcagaagctcaagaccgcattgactacaacactagtgttaCTGTTTCCCTCCGGTCcagggatgtatactatgtattgcaATGCCTCAcgtattggtttgggttgtgtattgatgcaggaggggtgagttattgcatatgattcacgacagttgaagccccatgagaagaattactctgtacatgatttggagtttgtcgcgatagttcatgctctcaagatctgtaggcattatctttatgatgttatgtgaggtctatactgatcactgcagtttgcagcatttgtttaagcagaggGATGTTAATCTGAGGCAGCACAGatagcttgagttactgaaggattatgatattactatcctctaTCATgcgggcaaggcaaatgtggttgcagatgctttgagtagaaaggccgagagtatgggtagtttggcatccATTTCAGCATATGAGAGGCCTTTGGCTATGGACATTAAGTCCTTatctaacagacttgtgaggttggatattttagagcctagtcgagttcttgtATATGTTATGGCGCTTCTTTATTTGAGAGGATCATGGCTCGTCGgtatgatgatccgcacttgctgGTTCTTAGAGAAACAATGCTATGGGTtggtgccaaagaggttactacTGGTGATGacggtgttctgtgactccagggtcgtctatgtgttcgtAATGTTGATGGAGGGAGATGATTTTAGAGGAGAcacacagttcgcggtattctattcatccaggtgctacgaagatgtatcgtgacctgaggtagTATTACTGGTGGCGACAAATGAAGAagtacatagttgagtatgtggctagatgtctaaattgccagcaggttattAGCACCAgaagccaggtggcctacttcagtatATGGTTATtagcatcactatggacttctaGTTGGGGTTCTGTGGatgttgaggaaatttgatgtcatttgggtcatttttgacAAACTGACAAAGTACGCATACTTTATTCCGATAATGAATACGTACTCTTTAGAGAGGTAGGCCCAgttttatattcaggagattgttcggttgcatggcgTGCCTAtctccatcatttcagatagaggctctcggttcacttcacatttctagagagcagtacagagtgatttgggtacccgggtagagctcatcACAGCCTTACATCAGCAGACcaatgggcagtcagagcggacaatttagattctggaggatatgcaCAGATCATGTGTGATTGATTTCGGAGGGAAGTGGACCGATTATTATGTCACGACGCAAACCGAttggccatgacgagtgcccgagtacTACCTCtcaaacacccctaagcatgagtctaagatataaacatgaattaagggtaggtcatgaataatatCTATCAATAAACTACTAAATTACGTGAATAACATAAGTGAGGAAAACTTGTCCAAAGGACATATATAattatacatgcggaatacggtagggcgagccgacaaggctgctatagacaactatatatccaatactagaagccgacaaggccacatactatccaactatacatgactgtctacagacctcaaatagagtgtacaactgtataaaggatgggactgggccccgtcgtacctatatctacatacaaaaatagcgtaccaaaatCAATAACAGCTCTGAATCatgtggagcacaccaactcttgcTGATCAAGGATcttaagaagggggaccgtcagcttgtctacctgtacctgcgggcatgaaacgcaggccccaggaaatagggacgtcagtacgaataatgtaccgagtatgtaaggtatgaaAATCAGTACCTAGAAGACATAAAAGAAGTATGAGTAAAGGGATCCACCGGTAAGTCTAAATAactgtgaatcctgaaatatttataatgttatGCACGTGCGTATATATGTCGTATCATGCAAAGGTATATGCACACATAACGTCATCAAGCCTCTGTGGGtgtcccatcatatcatctcggcctcagtgggcgaattcatcaacgtataccaactaatCAGATAGTGGAGGGTATATAACtctgtaaccttttcccatatcccatatacatataatatacgcatatataatacCATTTGGTCATGGGTTAATATACAtgtgtaaatgaatgcaatgcataatgaagtaagtcaataagatctctcggataaactttatcaacttacgtatttttgtaAGATCCATGAACAGATAATATAATAATAGAACgcatgaggaatcaagaaaatatgcactcctagtacttctatgaatagagccatttatgaaagatgtgcgtttactcgtttcgtttgtatcatatggatcatgccaaaaggaaagaagggatagccttaacatacctgagccgattctcttaacaatccctctaacccacgTCTTTTGCGATAAAACACGTAACTGCGGATCGAAGTAAGGAaatatctgtatgatattcttgagaaaggttatacCGTACTCCCTTGGAATTGCAAGTTACGTTGCTATTACATTAAGTAGTTTCGTATGCATTCCTTTGTAGCTTTCATCCGTTACTTTGCAGATATATGTATCTCCCTTTAATGAATTAGGGAGGTCTCTTATCATAGTGGGTTGTGGACCCCACTTTATATGGATTACTTTGCCAAAATcccctaaatatgccacctagccACATAATCCCAAGAGTCATTATTTGGTCTTAGCAAACATAACCACCTTGCTGCCACGTTAGGGTGAAGATTCCACCAAAAGTTTATCCACAAATTTCTAATTGATTTGTTAACTTCCCACTCAAATTAATAATTAACCCATTACCAACATAATTAGGTAATATTTTAATTtacttaaaataataataaattttaacatactttatataccttactatcatggtcatgtggtaccttgtatggcactagtccataaatacggggtattatagcttggaccgtattttatcccaaattgacaaccttcaacgaaactcattttctttgatttgtttaccctctaaccttcacgtcATTACTTATCACCTGTTATAAATATCATAAGTACTTATaacctaaaataaaataatttcattcccgagCCTACGTCGATTAATTTAagacaaaactttaacatacgaaaatgcgaaatgtaacatccttccctccttagaaacattcgtcctcgaatgtttaactcctcGGGATATATATAAActttggcagagtcgcctttgtCACAGTACTACTACCAACCCTTCTTGTAGAAAACTCAATAACTCAATGACAcatagggccacaatcatcaataacgacaacgacctcacacgaccaatgacaataactaacacaagaatccgTACACGCaccttaaggctgtgatgtctcagtcggatcctcctctggaagaggaaacaagtgaggatacctagacttcatatCTTTTTCatcttcccaagtcatttcttccacattattgtttctccaaagtactttcatcGAAATTACGTCTTTAGCCCTCAGTCTctgaacctgtctatctagtatagcaatgggagttttctcatatgatagctgctctgtgacctgaacatcgtcaactgacacgactctggaaggatctccgatacatttaCAGAAAGATTGGATGTACAAactccaagtcagaaggcaagtctaactcatatgctacctggcctaccttgcgtatgatcttatatggtccaatgtaccgagggctaagtttttctttcttaccgaacctcataacgcctttcatcggtgatacctttatgAATTCCTAGTCGTCAACTTGAAACTCTAAGTAtcgtcgtcgattatccgcaaaagacttctgacggctttgagtTGCTAACaacctttcctgtataagcttaatcttcttggttgcctgttgtaccaactctggtcctactaacttattTTCCCCATcatcgaaccatcctataggGATCCTACACTTCCGtccataaagagcttcgtattgagccatctgaatactggaatgataactattattatacgTGAACTCAATAAGcggtagatgatcatcccagctaccctttaattcagtctatcacacaagcccgtaacatatccttaagtgtctgaatagtacgcttagCCTGTCCGTCCGTCAGGGGataaaatgttgtactaagacttacctgagtccccaatcctttttggaaggacctccagaaattaattgtaaactgagcacctctatccgagataatagatatagggacaccataaaatcgtactatctccttaatgtaaagccttgcataatcctctacggaatatgta containing:
- the LOC138905885 gene encoding uncharacterized protein, whose translation is MAQYEALYGRKCRIPIGWFDDGENKLVGPELVQQATKKIKLIQERVVSVDDVQVTEQLSYEKTPIAILDRQVQRLRAKDVISMKVLWRNNNVEEMTWEDEKDMKSRYPHLFPLPEEDPTETSQP